Proteins from one Embleya scabrispora genomic window:
- a CDS encoding MerR family transcriptional regulator encodes MSPAAAGSVSSSIGGVLTLLRPEFPDISISKIRFLEAEGLIEPQRSPSGYRKFGPADIERLRYVLRVQRDRYLPLRVIKDQLDAMDRGLEPAGPTPAESAHPGDGDGDPGAAGRDGGTVLLDRPGLIAAAGIQDADLARLEEFGLIQPHRPRPDGAGADPAEEGVVYDGDALVVARLVAALGRYGVEPRHLRQAKAAADREAALVEQIVAPLLHRRGARAKAGAEETVRDLLALTSRLHTVLVTTALAPRLGR; translated from the coding sequence GTGAGTCCGGCGGCGGCCGGATCGGTCTCCTCGAGCATCGGCGGGGTGTTGACCCTGCTGCGTCCCGAGTTCCCGGACATCAGCATCTCCAAGATCCGGTTCCTCGAGGCGGAAGGGCTCATCGAGCCGCAGCGGAGCCCGTCGGGCTACCGCAAGTTCGGCCCCGCCGACATCGAACGACTGCGCTACGTGCTGCGTGTGCAGCGCGACCGCTACCTGCCCCTGCGGGTGATCAAGGACCAACTCGACGCGATGGATCGCGGGCTCGAACCGGCCGGCCCGACCCCGGCCGAATCCGCGCACCCCGGGGACGGGGACGGCGATCCCGGAGCGGCCGGCCGGGACGGGGGCACGGTGCTCCTCGACCGGCCGGGGCTGATCGCCGCGGCCGGCATCCAGGACGCGGATCTGGCCCGGCTCGAGGAGTTCGGCCTGATCCAGCCGCACCGGCCGCGCCCCGACGGGGCCGGTGCGGACCCGGCCGAGGAGGGCGTTGTCTACGACGGGGACGCGCTCGTGGTGGCCCGCCTGGTGGCCGCGCTCGGCCGCTACGGCGTCGAGCCGCGCCACCTGCGCCAGGCCAAGGCCGCGGCGGACCGCGAGGCCGCCCTGGTCGAGCAGATCGTCGCGCCGCTCCTGCACCGCAGGGGCGCCCGCGCGAAGGCGGGCGCCGAGGAGACCGTCCGCGACCTGCTGGCGCTCACCTCGCGCCTGCACACCGTCCTGGTCACCACCGCGCTCGCGCCCCGCCTGGGCCGCTGA
- a CDS encoding MerR family transcriptional regulator, with protein sequence MSSTGDITAAERARTARPLPATDPGAGLRRPDVVPPGTPSEDVGYRGPTACAAAGITYRQLDYWARTGLVEPTVRSAHGPGTQRLYGFRDILVLKIVKRLLDTGVSLQNIRIAVAHLRGRGIGDLAGMTLMSDGASVYECTSYDEVIDLVQGGQGVFGIAVGAVWREVEGSLAQLQGEHTGTGEPTPQVHPGDELARRRRDRAV encoded by the coding sequence GTGAGCAGCACCGGCGACATCACGGCGGCGGAGCGCGCCCGCACGGCACGTCCTCTGCCGGCGACCGACCCCGGTGCGGGCCTCCGGCGGCCGGACGTCGTCCCACCCGGCACTCCGTCGGAGGACGTGGGCTACCGCGGCCCGACCGCCTGCGCGGCGGCCGGCATCACCTACCGGCAACTCGACTACTGGGCCCGCACCGGCCTGGTCGAGCCCACGGTCCGCTCGGCCCACGGTCCGGGCACGCAGCGGCTGTACGGCTTCCGCGACATCCTGGTGCTGAAGATCGTCAAACGGCTCCTGGACACCGGCGTCTCGCTGCAGAACATCCGGATCGCGGTCGCCCACCTGCGCGGACGCGGCATCGGCGACCTGGCCGGGATGACCCTGATGAGCGATGGGGCGAGCGTGTACGAGTGCACGTCCTACGACGAGGTCATCGACCTGGTCCAGGGCGGCCAGGGCGTCTTCGGCATCGCGGTGGGGGCGGTGTGGCGCGAGGTCGAGGGCTCGCTCGCGCAACTCCAGGGCGAGCACACCGGCACCGGGGAGCCGACGCCACAGGTCCATCCGGGCGACGAGTTGGCCCGCAGACGTCGAGATCGCGCGGTCTGA
- a CDS encoding SanA/YdcF family protein yields MDVPIRRPTLPRSRRAQRRGYQAVVLLTVAGLAPVTGLHLYAGDRVRSVQRVPARDVTMVLGAGVRGDRPSELLARRLDVALRLYRSGKTRVILVSGDGGGNRHDETKVMRRYLVERGVPDKRVVSDDSGFSTWESCARAKRIFGVERMIVVTQSFHLRRALALCKAAGIDAYGVPDRSLTWGHIGPTVYGTGREVLAAIKATGTIVFKPDPRVTARPSDAIRRALAD; encoded by the coding sequence ATGGATGTGCCCATTCGTCGCCCCACCCTGCCCCGCTCACGCCGTGCCCAGCGGCGCGGCTATCAGGCCGTGGTCCTGCTCACGGTGGCCGGACTGGCCCCGGTGACGGGGCTGCATCTGTACGCCGGGGACCGGGTGCGCTCGGTGCAGCGGGTGCCCGCGCGCGACGTCACGATGGTGCTCGGCGCGGGTGTGCGGGGGGATCGGCCGTCGGAACTGCTGGCCCGCCGACTCGACGTGGCGCTGCGGCTGTACCGCTCCGGCAAGACCCGGGTGATCCTGGTCAGCGGCGACGGCGGCGGCAACCGCCACGACGAGACCAAGGTGATGCGTCGCTACCTCGTCGAGCGCGGCGTCCCGGACAAACGTGTCGTGAGCGACGACTCGGGATTCTCCACCTGGGAGTCCTGCGCCCGGGCGAAGCGGATCTTCGGCGTCGAGCGGATGATCGTGGTCACGCAGAGCTTCCATCTGCGCCGTGCGCTGGCGTTGTGCAAGGCCGCCGGCATCGATGCCTACGGTGTTCCGGACCGATCCCTGACATGGGGCCACATCGGGCCCACCGTGTACGGAACCGGTCGCGAGGTGCTCGCCGCGATCAAGGCGACCGGAACGATCGTGTTCAAGCCGGACCCCCGCGTGACCGCCCGCCCCAGCGACGCGATCCGGCGCGCCCTGGCGGACTGA
- a CDS encoding TetR/AcrR family transcriptional regulator, whose translation MGIGDTGDTPRPGRPRDPRTDESILAAARELVAEQGYNRVSIDAVARRAGVTRPTVYRRWPSKAHLVHEAVYPAREMSFRPLPHEDFATGVSRFAEAALDSFRRPETAAAVPGLLAEYRDQPELKDLLVARMDPVRAIFRAFVADAIARGQARPDLDADLLFESLSGALMFGVLGSDLATKPGFAASVARLLTHGAARP comes from the coding sequence ATGGGCATTGGCGACACTGGCGACACCCCTCGGCCCGGCCGCCCGCGTGACCCGCGCACCGACGAGTCGATCCTGGCCGCGGCCCGCGAACTGGTCGCGGAGCAGGGGTACAACCGGGTCAGCATCGACGCGGTCGCCCGCCGTGCGGGGGTGACCAGGCCCACCGTGTACCGCCGCTGGCCCTCGAAGGCGCACCTGGTGCACGAGGCGGTGTACCCGGCCCGCGAGATGAGCTTCCGGCCGCTGCCGCACGAGGACTTCGCCACCGGCGTGTCGCGCTTCGCCGAGGCCGCGCTCGACTCCTTCCGGCGCCCGGAGACCGCGGCGGCGGTGCCCGGGCTGCTCGCCGAGTACCGCGACCAGCCCGAGCTGAAGGATCTGCTCGTGGCCCGGATGGATCCGGTCCGGGCGATCTTCCGGGCCTTCGTCGCGGACGCGATCGCGCGTGGCCAGGCCCGGCCGGACCTGGACGCGGATCTGTTGTTCGAATCGCTCAGCGGCGCGCTGATGTTCGGCGTCCTGGGCAGCGACCTGGCCACGAAGCCCGGCTTCGCCGCGTCGGTGGCGCGCCTGCTGACACACGGCGCGGCCCGCCCCTGA
- a CDS encoding hemolysin family protein, translating into MGDLLLSLVLLAANAFFVGAEFSVISARRTRIAPRAEAGSRRATMVLTAMGRLSTMLAAAQLGITVASLGLGAVAEPALAHLLGTPIEALGLPAGAVHPIAFVVGLAVVVFCHMVLGEMVPKNIALAGPEECAMWLTPPLLVFARVTAPILWLFNHIANLCLRVFGVRQVDEVRSVYTAEELPALLAESREHDLLDVDEHDRLAGALALHSGTAGEVLHPWSDVVALPAPVSAAALEEVAVRTGLSRFPVLDPAGRPEGYVHVLDVLAPETDASVPVYPLVTVTPDTALTGLLARMRGSRTHLALVLAPDSAPLGLVTLDDVMSSLFP; encoded by the coding sequence GATCGCGCCCCGGGCCGAGGCCGGCTCGCGCCGGGCGACGATGGTGCTCACCGCGATGGGCCGGCTGTCCACCATGCTCGCCGCCGCCCAACTCGGCATCACGGTGGCCTCGCTCGGCCTGGGCGCGGTGGCCGAGCCCGCGCTCGCACACCTGCTCGGCACCCCGATCGAGGCGCTGGGCCTGCCCGCCGGCGCGGTGCATCCGATCGCCTTCGTGGTGGGCCTGGCCGTGGTGGTGTTCTGCCACATGGTGCTCGGCGAGATGGTGCCCAAGAACATCGCGCTGGCCGGGCCCGAGGAGTGCGCGATGTGGCTGACCCCGCCGCTGTTGGTGTTCGCCCGGGTGACCGCGCCGATCCTGTGGTTGTTCAACCACATCGCCAACCTCTGCCTGCGCGTCTTCGGGGTGCGGCAGGTGGACGAGGTGCGCAGCGTGTACACCGCCGAGGAACTTCCGGCGCTGCTCGCCGAGTCGCGCGAGCACGACCTGCTGGACGTGGACGAACACGACCGGCTCGCCGGCGCGCTCGCGCTGCACTCCGGCACGGCCGGCGAGGTGCTGCACCCGTGGTCCGACGTGGTGGCGCTGCCCGCGCCGGTGTCGGCGGCCGCCCTCGAAGAGGTCGCGGTGCGCACCGGTCTGTCCCGCTTCCCCGTTCTGGACCCGGCCGGGCGCCCCGAGGGCTACGTCCACGTCCTCGACGTGCTGGCGCCCGAAACGGATGCTTCGGTACCGGTCTATCCGCTTGTCACCGTCACCCCGGACACCGCGCTGACCGGCCTGTTGGCCCGCATGCGCGGCTCCCGCACCCACCTGGCCCTGGTGCTGGCGCCGGACTCCGCGCCACTGGGCCTGGTCACCCTCGACGACGTGATGTCCTCGCTTTTCCCCTGA
- a CDS encoding DNA polymerase IV, whose translation MRQAPGILHLDMDAFYASVEQVAKPSLAGKAVIVGGIGARGVVATASYEARVFGVRSAMSIGEARRRCPNAAFLSPRFGLYRQVSDTVMELLHRLSPLVEPLSLDEAFIDLDAGPHGGALDTARVTEIAVRLRADIHAATGLTCSVGAATSKLLAKIASEADKPDGLCVVVPGTERAMLDPLPVRALPGVGPATGDVLRRAGLDTVAELAAVDESELVRLLGQAHGHGLYVLAAGLDARPVVADRDAKSVSVEDTFATDLVDRERITRELDRLSIRCVERLRAAGRSGRTIVLKLRRYDFSTLTRSETLRGPTDDPGVVRETIRRLAAQVDVTGGVRLLGVGVSGLADFAQQDLFGAADAPAQEPAEDDDAEPTGEEPAEAGPGRVSWSPGQDVVHEDFGPGWVQGSGVGRVTVRFEVPGGKPGRVRTFALADPALRPGEPLPLPGTGGDRGDRPAGPGDLGPPDPPT comes from the coding sequence GTGAGACAGGCGCCGGGCATCCTCCACCTCGACATGGACGCGTTCTACGCGTCGGTCGAGCAGGTCGCCAAGCCCAGCCTGGCCGGCAAGGCGGTGATCGTGGGCGGCATCGGGGCCCGAGGTGTGGTGGCCACCGCCTCCTACGAGGCCAGGGTCTTCGGCGTCCGCTCCGCGATGTCCATCGGCGAGGCCCGTCGGCGCTGCCCCAACGCCGCCTTCCTCAGCCCCCGCTTCGGCCTCTACCGGCAGGTCAGCGACACCGTGATGGAGCTGCTGCACCGGTTGTCCCCACTGGTCGAACCGCTCAGCCTGGACGAGGCGTTCATCGACCTGGACGCGGGCCCGCACGGCGGCGCCCTGGACACCGCCCGGGTCACCGAGATCGCCGTGCGCCTGCGCGCCGACATACACGCCGCCACCGGCCTGACCTGCTCGGTCGGCGCGGCCACCTCGAAGCTGCTGGCCAAGATCGCCTCCGAGGCGGACAAGCCCGACGGGTTGTGCGTGGTGGTGCCCGGCACCGAGCGGGCGATGCTCGATCCGCTTCCGGTGCGCGCGCTGCCCGGGGTCGGACCGGCCACCGGTGACGTGCTGCGCCGGGCCGGCCTGGACACCGTCGCCGAACTGGCCGCGGTGGACGAGAGCGAACTGGTCCGCCTGCTGGGCCAGGCGCACGGACACGGCCTGTACGTACTGGCCGCGGGCCTGGACGCGCGCCCGGTGGTGGCCGACCGCGACGCCAAGTCGGTGTCGGTCGAGGACACCTTCGCCACCGACCTGGTCGACCGCGAGCGGATCACCCGGGAACTGGACCGCCTCTCGATCCGCTGCGTGGAGCGGCTGCGCGCGGCCGGCCGCTCCGGTCGCACCATCGTGTTGAAGCTGCGCCGCTACGACTTCAGCACGCTCACCCGCTCGGAGACGCTGCGCGGCCCCACCGACGACCCGGGCGTGGTGCGCGAGACGATCCGCCGGTTGGCCGCCCAGGTGGACGTCACCGGCGGGGTGCGGCTGCTCGGGGTGGGCGTCAGCGGCCTGGCCGACTTCGCCCAGCAGGACCTGTTCGGCGCCGCCGACGCGCCGGCACAGGAGCCGGCGGAGGACGACGACGCGGAGCCGACGGGGGAGGAGCCCGCCGAGGCCGGCCCCGGGCGGGTCTCCTGGTCCCCCGGGCAGGACGTGGTCCACGAGGACTTCGGCCCCGGCTGGGTCCAGGGCAGCGGCGTCGGGCGCGTCACGGTGCGCTTCGAGGTCCCGGGCGGAAAACCCGGCCGGGTGCGCACCTTCGCCCTCGCCGACCCGGCGCTGCGACCGGGGGAGCCGCTGCCCCTGCCGGGCACGGGCGGCGACCGGGGCGACCGGCCGGCCGGTCCCGGCGACCTCGGTCCGCCGGACCCGCCGACCTGA
- the gcvP gene encoding aminomethyl-transferring glycine dehydrogenase: MTPRTPAPTRAHAVLPSGPGSLTGLEAASPFTGRHIGPDTDEQAKMLAAIGYGSLDELTDAAVPAAIRALAGFELPAARTEAEVLAELRELASRNTVLTSMIGLGYHGTFTPPVITRNVLENPAWYTAYTPYQPEISQGRLEALLNFQTVVTDLTGLDVAGASLLDESTAAAEAMTLARRAGRAKSDVFVVDTATLPQTVAVVRTRARALGIEVVVADTADGLPEGGCFGVLLQYPGTDGLVRDLTPVIEAAHAQGALVAVAADLLALTVLRAPGAMGADIAVGTTQRFGVPMAFGGPHAGYLAVREKLTRSMPGRLVGVSVDADGAPAYRLALQTREQHIRREKATSNICTAQVLLAVMAGMYAVYHGPDGLASIARRTHRYAAVLAGGLRAGGVEVVHGDFFDTVTARVPGRAEQVLAAARAAGVNLRPVDADHVAITCDETTLRAHVEAVWGAFGVSGDVAALDAETADTLPSGLLRDTEFLTHPVFHTHRSETDMLRYLRRLADKDYALDRGMIPLGSCTMKLNATVEMEPITWPEFANMHPFAPVDQAAGYLELIDGLADSLARITGYAKVSLQPNAGSQGELAGLLAVRAYHHANGDTARDVCLIPSSAHGTNAASAVMAGMRVVVVKTGANGDVDLADLHAKIEQYRDTLAVLMVTYPSTHGVFEEGIEQVCAAIHEAGGQVYVDGANLNALVGLAQPGGAIGADVSHLNLHKTFCIPHGGGGPGVGPVAVRAHLAPYLPNHPLQPTAGPETGVGPISAAPWGSAAILPIPWTYLRLMGPEGLKEATQVAVLGANYIAKRLTPHFPVLYTGPNDLVAHECIIDLRGITKATGVSVDDVAKRLIDYGFHAPTMSFPVPGTLMIEPTESENLHEIDRFCDAMIAIKGEIDRVASGELPADDNPLANAPHTAALLAGEWAHAYTREEAVFPAGVVPAEKYWPPVRRIDGAQGDRNLVCSCPPVEAYGAN, encoded by the coding sequence ATGACACCGCGCACCCCTGCCCCGACGCGTGCTCACGCCGTACTCCCCTCCGGCCCCGGCTCGTTGACCGGCCTGGAGGCCGCGTCGCCGTTCACCGGCCGGCACATCGGTCCGGACACCGACGAACAGGCGAAGATGCTCGCCGCCATCGGCTACGGGTCCCTGGACGAGCTGACCGACGCGGCGGTGCCGGCCGCGATCCGCGCGCTCGCGGGCTTCGAGTTGCCGGCCGCGCGCACCGAGGCCGAGGTGCTGGCCGAACTGCGCGAGCTGGCCTCCCGCAACACCGTGCTGACCTCGATGATCGGGCTCGGCTACCACGGCACCTTCACCCCGCCGGTGATCACCCGCAACGTGCTGGAGAACCCGGCCTGGTACACCGCCTACACGCCCTACCAGCCGGAGATCTCCCAGGGCCGGCTGGAGGCGCTGCTCAACTTCCAGACCGTGGTCACCGACCTGACCGGCCTGGACGTGGCCGGCGCCTCGCTGCTGGACGAGTCCACCGCCGCCGCCGAGGCGATGACGCTGGCCCGCCGGGCCGGGCGGGCCAAGAGCGACGTGTTCGTCGTGGACACGGCCACGCTGCCGCAGACCGTCGCCGTGGTGCGCACGCGCGCGCGGGCGCTGGGCATCGAGGTCGTGGTCGCCGACACCGCCGACGGACTGCCCGAAGGCGGCTGCTTCGGGGTACTGCTCCAATACCCGGGCACCGACGGTCTGGTCCGCGACCTGACCCCGGTGATCGAGGCCGCGCACGCGCAGGGCGCCCTGGTGGCGGTCGCCGCCGACCTGCTCGCGCTCACCGTGCTGCGCGCGCCCGGCGCGATGGGCGCCGACATCGCGGTCGGCACCACCCAGCGGTTCGGGGTGCCGATGGCCTTCGGCGGCCCGCACGCGGGCTACCTGGCGGTCCGCGAGAAGCTCACCCGCAGCATGCCGGGCCGTCTGGTGGGGGTGTCGGTGGACGCCGACGGCGCGCCCGCGTACCGGCTCGCGCTGCAGACGCGCGAGCAGCACATCCGCCGGGAGAAGGCGACCAGCAACATCTGCACCGCACAGGTGCTGCTCGCGGTGATGGCCGGGATGTACGCCGTCTACCACGGGCCGGACGGGCTCGCCTCGATCGCGCGCCGCACGCACCGCTACGCGGCCGTGCTGGCGGGCGGGCTGCGGGCCGGCGGCGTCGAGGTGGTGCACGGCGACTTCTTCGACACGGTCACCGCCCGGGTGCCGGGCCGGGCCGAGCAGGTGCTCGCGGCGGCCCGCGCGGCCGGCGTCAACCTGCGGCCGGTGGACGCGGACCACGTGGCGATCACGTGTGACGAGACCACGCTGCGGGCGCACGTCGAGGCGGTCTGGGGCGCGTTCGGGGTGAGCGGCGACGTGGCCGCGCTCGACGCGGAGACCGCCGACACGCTGCCCTCGGGGCTGCTGCGCGACACCGAGTTCCTGACCCACCCGGTCTTCCACACGCACCGCTCCGAGACCGACATGCTGCGCTACCTGCGTCGGCTCGCGGACAAGGACTACGCGCTCGACCGGGGCATGATCCCGCTCGGCTCGTGCACGATGAAGCTCAACGCCACGGTCGAGATGGAGCCGATCACCTGGCCGGAGTTCGCGAACATGCACCCCTTCGCGCCGGTCGACCAGGCGGCGGGCTACCTGGAGTTGATCGACGGGCTGGCCGACTCGCTGGCCCGGATCACCGGCTACGCCAAGGTCTCGCTCCAGCCCAACGCCGGCTCCCAGGGCGAACTCGCCGGGCTGCTCGCGGTCCGCGCGTACCACCACGCCAACGGCGACACCGCGCGCGACGTGTGCCTGATCCCCTCCTCCGCGCACGGCACCAACGCGGCCAGCGCGGTGATGGCGGGGATGCGCGTGGTGGTGGTCAAGACCGGTGCGAACGGCGACGTGGACCTGGCCGACCTGCACGCGAAGATCGAGCAGTACCGGGACACCCTCGCGGTGCTGATGGTGACCTACCCGTCCACGCACGGCGTGTTCGAGGAGGGCATCGAGCAGGTGTGCGCGGCGATCCACGAGGCCGGCGGCCAGGTGTACGTGGACGGCGCGAACCTGAACGCGCTGGTCGGACTGGCCCAGCCCGGCGGCGCCATCGGCGCCGACGTGTCGCACCTGAACCTGCACAAGACCTTCTGCATCCCGCACGGCGGCGGCGGCCCGGGCGTCGGCCCGGTCGCGGTGCGCGCGCACCTGGCGCCGTACCTGCCCAACCACCCGCTCCAGCCCACCGCGGGCCCGGAGACGGGCGTGGGACCGATCTCGGCGGCCCCGTGGGGCTCCGCGGCGATCCTGCCGATCCCGTGGACCTACCTGCGCCTGATGGGCCCGGAGGGGCTCAAGGAGGCCACCCAGGTGGCCGTGCTCGGCGCCAACTACATCGCCAAGCGGCTCACGCCGCACTTCCCGGTGCTCTACACCGGCCCGAACGACCTGGTCGCCCACGAGTGCATCATCGACCTGCGCGGGATCACCAAGGCCACCGGCGTCAGCGTGGACGACGTGGCCAAGCGGCTGATCGACTACGGGTTCCACGCGCCGACGATGTCCTTCCCGGTGCCCGGCACACTGATGATCGAGCCGACCGAGAGCGAGAACCTGCACGAGATCGACCGGTTCTGCGACGCGATGATCGCGATCAAGGGCGAGATCGACCGGGTCGCCTCGGGCGAGCTGCCGGCCGACGACAACCCGCTGGCGAACGCTCCGCACACCGCCGCATTGCTGGCCGGCGAGTGGGCGCACGCCTACACGCGCGAGGAGGCGGTCTTCCCCGCCGGGGTGGTGCCGGCCGAGAAGTACTGGCCGCCGGTGCGCCGGATCGACGGCGCCCAGGGCGACCGCAACCTGGTCTGCTCGTGCCCGCCGGTCGAGGCGTACGGCGCCAACTGA
- a CDS encoding FHA domain-containing protein, protein MIVCGTCGHHNPPGGRFCSNCGARLGAGAERASEQTSTISISGIEALDAEPAPREILTPEAQAAVDALPPGTALLVVRRGPNSGSRFLLDSDRTTAGRHPQSDIFLDDVTVSRKHAEFRRTAGGFAVADVGSLNGTYVGRERIDEVPLTPGDEVQIGKYRLVFFPSRQGLMG, encoded by the coding sequence GTGATCGTGTGCGGCACCTGTGGGCACCACAACCCGCCCGGCGGCCGGTTCTGCTCCAACTGCGGCGCGCGCCTGGGCGCCGGCGCCGAGCGGGCGTCGGAGCAGACCTCGACCATCTCGATCAGCGGCATCGAGGCGCTGGACGCGGAACCCGCGCCCCGCGAGATCCTGACCCCCGAGGCGCAGGCCGCGGTGGACGCGCTGCCGCCGGGGACCGCGCTCCTCGTGGTGCGGCGGGGCCCCAACTCCGGCAGCCGCTTCCTGCTCGACTCGGACCGCACCACGGCCGGTCGGCACCCGCAGAGCGACATCTTCCTCGACGACGTGACGGTCTCGCGCAAGCACGCCGAGTTCCGCCGCACCGCCGGGGGCTTCGCGGTCGCCGACGTGGGCAGCCTGAACGGCACCTACGTGGGCCGCGAGCGCATCGACGAGGTTCCGCTGACGCCCGGCGACGAGGTCCAGATCGGCAAGTATCGACTGGTCTTCTTCCCGAGCAGGCAGGGGCTGATGGGGTGA
- the gcvH gene encoding glycine cleavage system protein GcvH has protein sequence MYPADLAYTTEHEWVRVMEEISGTVRIGITEYAQDALGDIVYVTLPPVGTRVVAGQPCGELESTKSVSDLFAPLDGVVTTVNDALDGAPELVNSDPYGDGWMFEVRLDDPAAPAALLDAAAYQNSLGS, from the coding sequence ATGTACCCCGCAGATCTCGCGTACACGACGGAGCACGAATGGGTGCGCGTCATGGAAGAGATCTCCGGGACGGTGCGGATCGGCATCACCGAATACGCGCAGGACGCGCTCGGCGACATCGTCTACGTCACGCTGCCGCCGGTCGGCACCCGCGTCGTGGCCGGACAGCCCTGCGGCGAACTGGAATCGACCAAGAGTGTCAGCGACCTCTTCGCGCCGCTCGACGGCGTCGTGACCACCGTCAACGACGCGCTCGACGGCGCACCGGAGTTGGTCAACTCCGATCCCTACGGCGATGGTTGGATGTTCGAGGTGCGCCTCGACGACCCCGCCGCCCCGGCCGCGCTCTTGGACGCGGCCGCCTACCAGAACAGCCTGGGCTCCTGA
- a CDS encoding bifunctional nuclease family protein: protein MNELEVVGVRVEMPSNQPIVLLRETGGDRYLPIWIGPVEATAIAFAQQGVVPARPLTHDLFKDVLEALGQELTQIRIIDLREGVFYAELVFSGGVEVSARPSDAIALALRTGTSIVGSDAVLDEAGIVIPNEQEDEIEKFREFLNDISPEDFGTTSQ, encoded by the coding sequence GTGAACGAGCTAGAGGTTGTGGGCGTCCGGGTGGAGATGCCCTCTAACCAGCCGATCGTGCTCCTACGGGAGACGGGGGGCGATCGTTATCTCCCCATCTGGATCGGCCCGGTAGAGGCGACGGCCATCGCGTTCGCCCAACAGGGCGTGGTACCCGCGCGTCCTCTGACGCACGATCTGTTCAAGGACGTGCTGGAGGCGTTGGGGCAGGAATTGACCCAGATCCGGATCATCGACCTGCGCGAGGGCGTGTTCTACGCCGAGCTGGTCTTCTCCGGCGGCGTGGAGGTCAGCGCGCGCCCGTCGGACGCGATCGCGCTCGCGCTGCGCACCGGGACGTCGATCGTGGGCAGCGACGCGGTCCTGGACGAGGCGGGCATCGTGATCCCCAACGAGCAGGAGGACGAGATCGAGAAGTTCAGGGAGTTCCTGAACGACATCTCGCCCGAGGACTTCGGCACCACGAGCCAGTAG
- a CDS encoding DUF5999 family protein, with the protein MCQHRPHCPPADSPDREAAAVVAAHFEQGWSLLCNGVVLFEDTGELLPDGRTIAPHRPRVGLVSAA; encoded by the coding sequence ATGTGCCAGCACCGACCGCATTGCCCCCCGGCGGACAGCCCCGATCGTGAGGCCGCCGCCGTTGTGGCCGCTCATTTCGAACAGGGATGGAGCCTGCTGTGCAACGGCGTCGTCCTGTTCGAGGACACGGGCGAACTGCTGCCGGACGGACGCACCATCGCCCCGCACCGACCCCGGGTGGGGTTGGTTTCGGCGGCCTGA